One Symphalangus syndactylus isolate Jambi chromosome 10, NHGRI_mSymSyn1-v2.1_pri, whole genome shotgun sequence genomic region harbors:
- the LOC129492057 gene encoding leucine-rich repeat-containing protein 37A3-like, whose product MKLETVQQQENSLAKIQGVSKSLQRVNRILMGPRSIQRSHFKEVGKQSNRREQGAWAFVENSAKERLGSPAPRELEQPHIEQGHEKLAGNAVYTKPSFTQEHKAAVSSLLKPFYLHPCKSPT is encoded by the coding sequence ATGAAATTGGAAACTGTCCAACAACAGGAAAACAGCCTGGCTAAGATTCAAGGTGTAAGCAAAAGCCTGCAGAGAGTGAACAGAATCCTCATGGGCCCAAGGAGCATCCAGAGAAGTCACTTCAAAGAGGTGGGCAAGCAGAGTAACAGGAGAGAACAGGGTGCCTGGGCATTTGTGGAGAACTCTGCCAAAGAAAGGCTTGGGAGTCCAGCCCCAAGGGAGCTGGAACAGCCTCACATAGAGCAGGGGCACGAGAAGTTAGCAGGAAACGCCGTCTATACCAAGCCTTCGTTCACCCAAGAGCATAAGGCAGCAGTCTCCTCTTTGCTGAAACCCTTCTATCTCCACCCTTGCAAAAGCCCTACCTGA